One genomic window of Elusimicrobiota bacterium includes the following:
- a CDS encoding barstar family protein: MSSAEAFLTAAAPPHLADLGGLDAAALKRRAAGLGFAVFELDGARMRTKAELMEHLAAALGFPGDFGGNWDAAVDYLGDLAGVHGGTKFLVVVKDPAAVERADPGLYADFREVCGLACENARQWSRGTVTLKFAFTTP, encoded by the coding sequence TTGAGCTCAGCCGAGGCCTTCCTGACCGCCGCCGCCCCGCCGCACCTGGCCGACCTGGGCGGCTTGGACGCGGCCGCGCTCAAGCGGCGAGCGGCCGGCTTGGGCTTCGCGGTCTTCGAGCTCGACGGCGCGCGCATGAGGACCAAGGCCGAGCTGATGGAGCACCTGGCGGCGGCCCTGGGCTTCCCCGGCGATTTCGGCGGGAACTGGGACGCGGCCGTGGACTACCTGGGCGACCTGGCCGGCGTCCACGGCGGCACGAAGTTCCTGGTCGTCGTCAAGGATCCCGCCGCCGTGGAGCGCGCCGACCCCGGGCTTTACGCGGACTTCCGCGAGGTCTGCGGCCTCGCCTGCGAGAACGCGCGCCAGTGGAGCCGAGGCACGGTCACGCTGAAGTTCGCCTTTACGACGCCTTGA
- a CDS encoding J domain-containing protein, producing MGIEFRDYYAVLGVKKDASAGDIKHAYRRLAKQHHPDLHPEQDKAAASMKFKEINEAYEVLSDPQKRAKYDQLGPDWQAGPQPGPEPRAQRRYQGGAEDLSGFSDFFEQLFGQGGARGFGGGEGFGGGGKGQDVEAELTLSLEDSLRPGDRKLSILAPVLCPQCRGAGRLRDRICPACAGLGEARQEKSINVHLPAPIRDGMRLRLRGQGGPGGGDLFLRIKLLPHPDFKVSGSDLETAVTLMPWEASLGGEVSVPTLEGPIRIRIPAGTYAGRRLRIAGKGLGREGGARGDLYAVARIDIPHRSDEKTQRLYRELREAGS from the coding sequence ATGGGCATCGAGTTCAGGGACTACTATGCGGTCTTGGGGGTGAAGAAGGACGCCTCCGCCGGCGACATCAAGCACGCGTACCGGCGCCTGGCCAAGCAGCATCATCCCGACCTGCATCCGGAGCAGGACAAGGCCGCCGCCTCGATGAAGTTCAAGGAGATCAACGAGGCCTACGAGGTGCTCTCCGACCCGCAGAAGCGGGCCAAGTACGACCAGCTCGGCCCGGACTGGCAGGCCGGCCCGCAGCCGGGCCCGGAGCCGCGGGCGCAGAGGCGCTACCAAGGCGGCGCCGAGGACCTCTCGGGCTTCAGCGATTTCTTCGAGCAGCTCTTCGGTCAAGGCGGCGCGCGAGGCTTCGGCGGCGGCGAGGGCTTTGGCGGGGGCGGGAAAGGGCAGGACGTGGAGGCCGAATTGACGCTGTCCTTGGAAGACTCGCTGCGGCCCGGCGACAGGAAGCTCTCCATCCTCGCCCCGGTGCTCTGCCCGCAGTGCCGGGGCGCGGGGCGCCTGCGCGACCGCATCTGCCCGGCTTGCGCGGGGCTGGGCGAGGCCCGGCAGGAGAAAAGCATCAACGTGCATCTGCCTGCGCCCATCCGGGACGGCATGAGGCTGCGGCTGCGAGGGCAGGGCGGCCCCGGCGGGGGGGACTTGTTCCTGCGCATCAAGCTCCTGCCGCATCCGGACTTCAAGGTCTCAGGCAGCGACCTGGAGACCGCGGTGACCTTGATGCCTTGGGAGGCTTCCTTGGGCGGCGAGGTGTCGGTGCCGACCTTGGAGGGGCCGATCCGGATCCGCATCCCGGCCGGGACCTACGCGGGCCGGCGCCTGCGCATCGCGGGCAAGGGGCTGGGCCGGGAGGGCGGCGCGCGGGGAGACCTTTACGCGGTGGCGCGCATAGACATCCCGCACCGCAGCGACGAGAAGACTCAGCGGCTGTATCGTGAACTGAGGGAGGCCGGGTCATGA
- the ccsB gene encoding c-type cytochrome biogenesis protein CcsB — protein MSAKILNLCFACYLAALIAYAAAYLFARPALRKIGHAALAAAWVLQTVFLAQRWHDSGHAPMANQFESLVSMSWGITGLCAAFWRLAPGEWLGPATSGLSLVLLAVCALLDSAIAPLVPALQSNWLLLHVSVIMLAYAALALSFLASAVYLTVYHGRSFHETAVSLDLFNERSMSLGYVLLTAGIVLGAVWANEAWGSYWSWDPKETWSLITWMVYTAAIHLRRTHRWQGRRMAWFSVAGFAVVLFTYFGVNYLMSSMHSYAGAR, from the coding sequence ATGAGTGCGAAGATCTTGAACCTCTGCTTCGCCTGCTATCTGGCCGCCCTTATCGCCTACGCGGCGGCCTACCTGTTCGCGCGGCCAGCCCTGCGCAAGATAGGGCATGCGGCCCTGGCCGCGGCCTGGGTCCTGCAGACGGTCTTCCTGGCCCAACGCTGGCACGATTCCGGGCACGCCCCCATGGCCAACCAGTTCGAGTCCTTGGTCAGCATGTCCTGGGGCATCACCGGGCTCTGCGCCGCCTTCTGGCGTCTGGCTCCCGGGGAGTGGCTGGGCCCCGCCACCTCCGGCTTGAGCCTGGTCCTGCTGGCGGTCTGCGCCCTGCTCGACTCCGCCATCGCCCCTCTGGTGCCGGCCCTGCAGTCCAACTGGCTGCTCCTGCACGTGAGCGTCATCATGCTGGCCTACGCGGCCTTGGCCCTGTCCTTCCTGGCTTCCGCGGTCTATCTGACGGTCTACCACGGCCGCAGCTTCCACGAGACGGCCGTGAGCCTGGACCTGTTCAACGAGCGCTCCATGTCCCTGGGCTACGTGCTGCTGACCGCGGGCATCGTGCTGGGCGCGGTCTGGGCCAACGAGGCCTGGGGCTCCTATTGGTCCTGGGACCCGAAGGAGACTTGGTCGCTGATCACCTGGATGGTCTACACCGCCGCCATCCACCTGCGCCGGACGCACCGCTGGCAGGGCCGCCGCATGGCGTGGTTCTCCGTGGCGGGCTTCGCCGTGGTGCTCTTCACCTACTTCGGGGTCAACTACCTCATGAGCAGCATGCACTCCTACGCGGGCGCGCGCTGA
- a CDS encoding fatty acid desaturase gives MSFNPVLVVAKVEKPEWYKATADFARADTGIALRQLLTSTVPYLLVLALMAHTVRRGYPYVLTLALAVAATAFFARTFIIFHDCTHGSFLPSPRWNRDVGYLCGILTFTAFHDWRRSHAGHHITVGDLDRRGTGDITTMTVEEYRAAPFLKRLPYRLYRHPLVTFGIGPIYYFLLRNRYPTPGAKRIDFISVITTDLVLAAIVAAASFTIGLRTYILVQLPVLMMAATLGVWLFYNQHQFEGVYWARHDAWDPWRAAMEGASFYQLPQFLHWVTGNIGFHHIHHVRPGIPNYHLQQCFKAIPELQAVKPLTLRKSLGAPGLNLYDERKGALVSFSSLREPPAVLS, from the coding sequence ATGTCCTTCAATCCCGTACTGGTCGTCGCGAAAGTCGAAAAGCCGGAATGGTACAAGGCCACCGCGGATTTCGCCCGGGCTGACACCGGCATCGCGCTCCGTCAACTGCTCACCAGCACCGTCCCATACCTGCTTGTGCTGGCCCTCATGGCCCATACCGTGCGCCGCGGCTACCCCTACGTCCTGACCCTCGCTTTGGCCGTGGCCGCGACCGCATTCTTCGCTCGCACCTTCATCATCTTCCACGACTGCACCCACGGCTCGTTCTTGCCTTCGCCGCGCTGGAACCGCGACGTGGGCTATCTCTGCGGCATCCTGACCTTCACCGCGTTCCACGACTGGCGGCGCAGCCACGCCGGGCACCACATCACCGTCGGCGACCTGGACCGCCGCGGCACCGGGGACATCACCACCATGACGGTGGAGGAGTACCGGGCCGCGCCGTTCTTGAAGCGCCTGCCCTACCGCCTCTACCGGCATCCGCTGGTCACCTTCGGCATCGGCCCGATCTATTACTTCCTGCTGCGCAACCGCTATCCCACGCCGGGCGCCAAGAGGATCGACTTCATCAGCGTGATCACCACGGACCTGGTCTTGGCCGCGATCGTGGCCGCGGCCAGTTTCACCATCGGCCTGCGGACCTACATCCTGGTGCAGCTTCCCGTGCTGATGATGGCCGCGACCTTGGGCGTCTGGCTGTTCTACAACCAGCACCAGTTCGAGGGGGTCTATTGGGCGCGCCACGACGCTTGGGATCCCTGGCGCGCGGCCATGGAGGGGGCTTCGTTCTATCAGCTTCCGCAGTTCCTGCATTGGGTGACGGGCAACATCGGCTTCCACCATATCCACCACGTCCGTCCCGGCATCCCCAACTACCATCTGCAGCAATGCTTCAAGGCGATCCCCGAGCTGCAGGCGGTCAAGCCCTTGACCTTGCGCAAGAGCCTGGGCGCTCCTGGGCTGAACTTGTATGACGAGCGCAAAGGCGCGCTGGTCAGCTTCAGCTCCCTGCGCGAGCCTCCGGCTGTGCTATCATAA
- the hemA gene encoding glutamyl-tRNA reductase — MPGETFADVQDGRPLTSWADLVLVGLSHREAGVAVREKLAIPAESLPGVLAQLRGHGFLSGVTVLSTCNRLEIYASAPQAQAAETLLRSYFIRRCPECADHLFVRRGAAAVRHLFRVTAGLDSIVVGEHQILGQVKTFYQTAQQAGHTDKLLNKLFQAAIGAGKQVRSRTGIAQGICSCGGAAVAMAEKVLPAGKDGRRILLVGAGKMAETAAQHMLESRGAALTIANRDVERARTLAAQYGARAVSLEAGMAAIAEMDVIIASTACPHYIVTKERLAALAESRQGRPLVVIDLGVPRNVDPAAASIAGVHLYNIDHLEAVISETLARRRGELQAAEDIVSGLTAEFCAILSREPAPRALAPSLGAR; from the coding sequence ATGCCCGGCGAAACCTTCGCAGACGTCCAAGACGGCCGCCCGCTGACCTCCTGGGCCGACCTCGTCCTGGTCGGCCTGAGCCACCGCGAGGCCGGAGTCGCCGTCCGCGAGAAGCTGGCCATCCCCGCCGAGTCTTTGCCCGGCGTGCTGGCCCAACTGCGCGGCCACGGCTTCTTGAGCGGCGTGACCGTGCTCTCCACCTGCAACCGCCTGGAGATCTACGCCAGCGCCCCGCAGGCCCAGGCCGCCGAGACGCTCCTGCGCTCCTATTTCATCCGCCGCTGCCCCGAGTGCGCGGACCATCTCTTCGTTCGGCGCGGCGCGGCCGCGGTGCGCCACCTCTTCCGCGTGACCGCGGGCCTCGACTCCATCGTGGTGGGCGAGCACCAGATCCTGGGCCAGGTCAAGACCTTCTACCAGACCGCCCAGCAGGCCGGCCACACGGACAAGCTCCTCAACAAGCTCTTCCAGGCCGCCATCGGCGCGGGCAAGCAGGTCCGCTCGCGCACCGGCATCGCCCAGGGCATCTGCAGCTGCGGCGGCGCAGCCGTGGCCATGGCCGAGAAGGTCCTGCCCGCCGGCAAGGACGGACGGCGCATCCTGCTCGTGGGCGCGGGGAAGATGGCGGAGACCGCGGCCCAGCACATGCTGGAGAGCCGCGGCGCCGCCCTCACCATCGCCAACCGCGACGTGGAGCGGGCCCGGACGCTGGCCGCCCAGTACGGCGCGCGCGCCGTCAGCCTCGAGGCGGGCATGGCCGCCATCGCCGAGATGGACGTCATCATCGCCTCCACCGCCTGCCCCCACTACATCGTGACCAAGGAGCGGCTCGCCGCCTTGGCCGAGTCCCGCCAGGGCCGGCCCCTCGTGGTCATCGACCTGGGCGTGCCGCGCAACGTGGACCCCGCCGCGGCGTCCATTGCGGGCGTGCACCTCTACAACATCGACCACCTCGAAGCCGTCATCTCCGAGACCTTGGCCCGCCGCCGCGGCGAGCTCCAGGCCGCGGAGGACATCGTCTCCGGGCTGACCGCAGAATTCTGCGCGATCCTGTCCCGGGAGCCGGCGCCCCGCGCGCTGGCTCCGTCCTTGGGCGCCAGGTAG
- a CDS encoding ATP-binding protein: MVEDSQMQARFRRAAAGLGFAVCALGLSVVAAWFLDLHFPKTYLPDTITMKFNTALSFACLGAALGARALSPERAGPWAKAAATLPLLWAAATMTAYLLRVQSIPLDQIFYPEEPGSLFTHHPGRMAPSTAMAFILASLALLIDGMKSRWAAIAREACSLLVLLTGFIILIGYLYFGRFLFTTGIYITPMAVPAAMGFTLLGAGLLLAAPEIGLTALAASRSNSGSLLRLLLPSSILIPVLMGWLRIAGEQMGLYGPEAGVTLTVALIVVVLGCFIYISARSMYREEMEKARYSKRLEEANADLEAFTYSVSHDLRAPLRGIEGFAKILQEDYGPKLDQEGRRVIGVMMKSTARMALLIDELLAFARVSRTGITKARIDMTALAKEAWEEAAPERQRGLCAIAGLPPAAGDKAMLRQVWINLFSNALKFTSKTLAPEIAVSWEEEGGFTVYTVRDNGAGFDPGQAKRLFGIFQRLHSETEFEGIGVGLALSNMVVAKHGGWMRAEGSPGKGAVVRFALPAAAGVKAS; this comes from the coding sequence ATGGTCGAAGACAGTCAGATGCAGGCGCGCTTCCGGCGGGCGGCCGCGGGGCTCGGCTTCGCGGTCTGCGCCCTCGGCTTGAGCGTCGTGGCGGCCTGGTTCCTCGACCTGCATTTTCCGAAGACCTACCTGCCGGACACCATTACGATGAAGTTCAATACGGCGCTGAGCTTCGCCTGCCTGGGGGCGGCGCTGGGCGCGCGGGCTCTATCTCCGGAGCGCGCCGGCCCCTGGGCGAAAGCCGCGGCCACTCTGCCGCTGCTGTGGGCCGCGGCCACCATGACGGCCTACCTGCTGCGGGTGCAGAGCATACCTTTGGACCAGATATTCTATCCGGAGGAGCCGGGGAGCCTTTTCACCCACCACCCCGGCCGCATGGCCCCCAGCACGGCCATGGCTTTCATCCTGGCTTCGCTGGCTCTCCTGATCGACGGCATGAAGAGCCGCTGGGCGGCCATCGCGAGGGAAGCCTGTTCGCTTCTGGTCCTGCTGACAGGCTTCATAATCCTGATCGGGTATCTGTATTTCGGGCGTTTTCTCTTTACCACGGGTATATACATCACCCCGATGGCCGTGCCCGCTGCCATGGGATTTACTTTGCTCGGAGCCGGGCTGCTCTTGGCGGCTCCGGAGATAGGCCTGACCGCGCTGGCGGCCAGCCGGTCCAATTCGGGCAGCCTGCTGCGCCTGCTGCTGCCTTCCTCCATACTGATCCCCGTGCTCATGGGCTGGCTGCGCATAGCCGGGGAACAGATGGGGCTTTACGGTCCGGAGGCGGGGGTGACCCTGACCGTGGCGCTGATCGTGGTCGTGCTGGGCTGCTTCATATACATCTCGGCCCGTTCGATGTACCGTGAGGAGATGGAGAAGGCCCGCTACAGCAAGCGTCTTGAAGAAGCCAACGCGGACCTTGAGGCCTTCACCTACTCGGTCTCGCACGACCTGCGCGCGCCGCTGCGCGGGATAGAGGGTTTCGCAAAGATACTGCAGGAGGACTACGGTCCGAAGCTGGACCAGGAAGGCCGCCGCGTGATAGGCGTCATGATGAAGAGCACTGCCAGGATGGCCCTGCTGATAGACGAACTGCTGGCTTTCGCGAGGGTATCCAGGACCGGGATCACCAAAGCCAGGATAGACATGACCGCGCTGGCCAAGGAAGCGTGGGAAGAGGCGGCCCCGGAGCGGCAAAGGGGACTATGCGCCATAGCCGGGCTTCCGCCCGCGGCCGGCGACAAGGCCATGCTCAGGCAGGTCTGGATCAACCTGTTCTCCAACGCTTTGAAATTCACCTCCAAGACCTTGGCCCCGGAGATAGCGGTCAGCTGGGAAGAGGAAGGCGGATTCACCGTCTACACGGTCAGGGACAATGGGGCCGGGTTCGACCCGGGCCAGGCAAAAAGGCTTTTCGGCATATTCCAGCGCCTGCACTCGGAGACGGAATTCGAGGGCATAGGCGTGGGGCTGGCCTTGTCGAACATGGTGGTCGCCAAGCACGGCGGGTGGATGAGAGCGGAGGGCAGCCCCGGCAAAGGCGCGGTGGTCCGCTTCGCCCTGCCGGCCGCCGCGGGCGTCAAGGCGTCGTAA
- the hemC gene encoding hydroxymethylbilane synthase has protein sequence MRLRMGTRGSALALAQSGQTAAALMKLHPGLEVETVRIQTSGDRFSIQSPAEVSAMASGTKGLFVKEIEEALAEGRVDFAIHSAKDLPAELMAGLAIAAYPEREDPRDVFIGQGGLSWKDAGAGTRIGTSSLRRQIQLLAAKPGLKMLPMRGNVDTRLRKMNKGDCDALVLAGAGLRRLGLGAVPHEELAEELLLPAPGQGALAVEARQDRRDVVELLAKLDDRHTRVEVELERAFLKVMGGGCSVPLAARAKLRGAEADFSVFYSEMDGSRAVRLNEVCRDLPRAEEFARELAGRVRRR, from the coding sequence ATGAGACTACGCATGGGCACCCGGGGCTCGGCCCTGGCTTTGGCGCAATCCGGGCAGACGGCCGCAGCGCTCATGAAGCTGCATCCCGGCCTGGAAGTCGAGACCGTGCGCATCCAGACCAGCGGCGACCGTTTCTCCATCCAGAGTCCGGCCGAGGTCAGCGCTATGGCTTCAGGGACCAAGGGGCTCTTCGTCAAGGAGATCGAAGAGGCTTTGGCCGAGGGGCGCGTGGATTTTGCCATCCACAGCGCCAAGGACCTGCCCGCGGAGCTCATGGCCGGGCTGGCCATCGCGGCCTATCCGGAGCGCGAGGACCCCCGCGATGTGTTCATCGGACAGGGGGGGCTTAGCTGGAAAGATGCCGGAGCCGGCACCCGGATCGGGACCTCCTCTCTGCGGCGGCAGATCCAGCTTCTGGCCGCCAAGCCCGGGCTGAAGATGCTGCCCATGCGGGGCAATGTGGACACGCGCTTGCGCAAGATGAATAAGGGGGACTGCGACGCCTTGGTGCTGGCCGGCGCGGGTTTGCGGCGCCTGGGCCTGGGCGCGGTGCCGCATGAGGAGCTTGCCGAGGAGCTGCTGCTGCCGGCTCCGGGGCAGGGGGCCTTGGCCGTTGAGGCTCGGCAGGACCGTCGCGACGTCGTCGAGTTGCTGGCCAAGCTCGATGATCGCCACACGCGCGTCGAAGTTGAGCTCGAGCGGGCCTTCCTGAAAGTGATGGGCGGCGGCTGCTCCGTGCCTCTGGCGGCCCGGGCCAAGCTGCGCGGGGCTGAGGCTGATTTCAGCGTGTTCTACTCGGAGATGGACGGCTCGCGCGCCGTGCGCCTAAACGAGGTGTGCCGGGACCTTCCCCGGGCCGAGGAGTTCGCCCGGGAGCTTGCCGGACGAGTCAGGCGCCGCTGA
- a CDS encoding DmsE family decaheme c-type cytochrome, which translates to MRNPGGRFLILVAACILATSRLARAEETVKLETAKTEAATEVGATVCAGCHAERAEAFKKSWHGRKMPAMKNVPFEKSCESCHGPGSLHAAAGGDKSNPGFATTKISAESNERCLSCHNQRAVINWKVSAHNQQGLACAQCHKIHEGEGAPKPKSEVCLDCHKKKRMEINLPFHHPIIEGKMECAGCHNPHGGEFRNLNAESTRELCLKCHAEKAGPFAQEHPPVAEDCTICHMPHGSTNNNLLKQAVPNLCLTCHNAHHSDSPGYTTPVTAVKALATRQTCTNCHFKIHGSDDGSEFRH; encoded by the coding sequence ATGCGCAATCCCGGCGGACGATTTCTGATCCTGGTCGCGGCCTGCATCCTGGCGACGTCGCGCTTGGCGCGCGCCGAGGAAACGGTCAAGTTGGAGACGGCGAAGACGGAGGCGGCCACCGAAGTGGGCGCCACGGTCTGCGCGGGCTGCCACGCCGAGCGCGCCGAAGCCTTCAAGAAGTCCTGGCACGGCCGCAAGATGCCGGCCATGAAGAACGTCCCCTTCGAGAAGTCCTGCGAGTCCTGCCACGGCCCCGGCTCCTTGCACGCGGCCGCGGGCGGAGACAAGAGCAACCCCGGCTTCGCGACCACAAAGATCTCGGCCGAGAGCAACGAGCGCTGCCTCTCCTGCCACAACCAGCGGGCCGTCATCAACTGGAAGGTGAGCGCGCACAACCAGCAGGGCTTGGCCTGCGCCCAGTGCCACAAGATCCATGAGGGCGAGGGCGCGCCGAAGCCCAAGAGCGAGGTCTGCCTGGACTGCCACAAGAAGAAGCGCATGGAGATCAACCTGCCCTTCCACCACCCCATCATCGAAGGCAAGATGGAATGCGCGGGCTGCCACAACCCGCACGGCGGAGAGTTCCGCAACCTGAACGCCGAGTCCACCCGTGAGCTTTGCCTGAAGTGCCACGCGGAGAAAGCCGGGCCTTTCGCCCAGGAGCATCCGCCCGTGGCCGAGGATTGCACCATCTGCCACATGCCGCACGGTTCGACCAACAACAACCTGCTCAAGCAGGCGGTGCCGAACCTCTGCTTGACCTGCCACAACGCCCATCACAGCGACAGCCCCGGTTACACCACGCCCGTGACGGCCGTCAAAGCTTTGGCCACCCGCCAGACCTGCACCAACTGCCACTTCAAGATCCACGGCAGCGACGACGGCAGCGAGTTCAGACATTGA
- a CDS encoding alpha/beta fold hydrolase, with the protein MPHIRLDGISLYYEDHGTGRPLLLLAGLASDSQSWGPAASELSRDFRVIALDNRGVGRTTPQDAAMSIEAMAEDCMALVRRLALSKVHLLGHSMGGMVAQHCAAVYPEMIDRLILAATSARVARRNRELFDDWAQRRESGQDLRRWFRSIFFWIFSRRFFDDQPALDEALRQACDYPWPQSSAAFGAQVRALCAFDGTGQLSKIAAKTMVLSGSEDRLFDAADCRALAEGIPGAACAMIPDAAHALHLEQPKAFCRAVREFLD; encoded by the coding sequence ATGCCCCACATCAGGCTCGACGGCATATCCCTCTACTACGAGGACCACGGCACCGGGCGGCCGCTGCTGCTGCTAGCCGGGCTCGCGTCGGATTCCCAGAGTTGGGGCCCGGCGGCCTCCGAGCTCTCCCGCGATTTCCGGGTCATAGCCTTGGACAATCGCGGAGTCGGGCGCACCACGCCGCAGGACGCGGCCATGAGTATCGAGGCCATGGCGGAGGACTGCATGGCTCTGGTCAGGCGGCTGGCTCTGTCGAAAGTCCATCTGCTGGGGCATTCCATGGGGGGAATGGTGGCCCAGCATTGCGCCGCGGTCTATCCGGAAATGATAGACCGGCTGATCCTTGCGGCCACCTCGGCCCGCGTCGCGCGGCGCAATCGGGAGCTGTTCGACGATTGGGCGCAGAGGCGCGAATCGGGCCAGGATTTGCGGCGCTGGTTCCGGAGCATCTTCTTCTGGATCTTCTCTCGCCGCTTCTTCGATGACCAGCCGGCGCTGGACGAGGCCTTGCGGCAGGCCTGCGACTATCCCTGGCCCCAGAGCAGCGCGGCCTTCGGCGCCCAGGTGCGGGCCTTATGCGCGTTCGACGGTACGGGACAGCTATCCAAGATCGCGGCCAAAACCATGGTGCTCAGCGGCAGCGAGGACCGGCTCTTCGATGCCGCGGACTGCCGGGCCCTGGCTGAAGGCATCCCGGGAGCGGCCTGCGCGATGATCCCGGATGCGGCCCATGCGCTCCACCTGGAGCAGCCGAAGGCGTTCTGCCGCGCTGTGCGCGAGTTCCTCGACTAG
- a CDS encoding polysaccharide deacetylase family protein translates to MIASLYTAALLALLTAPSRANIESAEQSWDDLVRATLSQSVQSIGSAHLHVDPYRIVRQGDPAQNMVGVTFDDGPSSFTDGAIEALALHDVQATFFMLGEKVVQDPAMARRVARRGHEIGNHTFSHRDYCTTEMLENPDREQIFRDEVEKTARAILDATGDSPALLRMPYGCAARWAESEAQGLGYTLVFWSVDAQDWKRPGTDAIEKEDLAAVRPGSIILLHDGGGDRSQTMAAIDNILSGLEQKGLRPVSISELMGRKSYLPRLASQR, encoded by the coding sequence ATGATCGCATCGCTATACACGGCAGCCCTGCTGGCGCTCCTGACGGCGCCGTCGCGCGCCAATATCGAAAGCGCCGAGCAATCGTGGGACGACCTGGTCCGGGCCACCCTTTCGCAATCCGTGCAATCCATCGGCAGCGCCCACCTCCATGTCGACCCTTATCGGATCGTCCGCCAGGGCGACCCGGCCCAGAATATGGTCGGGGTGACCTTCGACGACGGGCCGAGCTCGTTTACTGACGGAGCCATCGAGGCCCTGGCCTTGCACGACGTCCAGGCGACCTTCTTCATGCTGGGAGAGAAGGTGGTCCAAGACCCGGCGATGGCCCGGCGCGTGGCCCGCCGCGGCCACGAGATCGGCAACCATACCTTCAGCCACCGCGACTACTGCACCACGGAGATGCTGGAGAACCCGGACCGCGAACAGATATTCCGAGACGAAGTCGAAAAGACCGCGCGGGCCATCCTCGACGCGACCGGCGACTCCCCGGCCCTGCTGCGCATGCCCTACGGCTGCGCGGCGCGCTGGGCCGAGTCCGAGGCGCAGGGCCTGGGCTACACCTTGGTCTTCTGGTCCGTTGACGCCCAGGACTGGAAGCGCCCGGGAACCGACGCGATCGAGAAGGAGGACCTCGCCGCGGTCCGCCCCGGCTCCATCATCCTCCTGCACGACGGCGGCGGAGACCGCAGCCAGACCATGGCCGCCATAGACAACATCCTCAGCGGCCTGGAGCAGAAGGGCCTGCGCCCGGTCTCCATCAGCGAGCTCATGGGGCGCAAGAGCTACCTCCCCAGATTGGCCAGCCAGCGCTGA
- a CDS encoding cytochrome c biogenesis protein ResB — protein sequence MTSSHNIKEGRRPAAPAERGARFLASPRLLYWLLPALMLLSTAGTLVPQGETPAWYAGRFGPWAGLLTLCRLDDIYHSGLFTFLLGLLGLNLALCTWQRQIHAGARRDVLLTHAAVFTILAGGMITGLAGRRGSLPLNVGQTKDSVEGKPGFTLPFSVKLEDFHIDFYGSGLHRLTITDRKAGWKETAEVQVGAAAALRDGAVRVAALDFFPDFVIDQGGPATRSQLPNNPALRLEITDAQGVEKHWAFARFPSFHADPKSRYEVAYELAPGQVKQFRSEVALLEAGWVAGRRAIEVNKPLRWKGYTLYQAGYDPENPGFSSLLVSRDPGVPVVYAGFLLLTAGLLWTFLRTMRRRP from the coding sequence ATGACGAGCAGCCATAATATAAAGGAAGGCCGCAGGCCCGCAGCGCCGGCGGAGCGGGGCGCAAGATTCCTCGCTTCGCCGCGCCTGCTCTACTGGCTGCTTCCCGCCCTCATGCTGCTGAGCACGGCCGGGACCCTCGTCCCGCAGGGCGAGACGCCGGCTTGGTACGCCGGCCGGTTCGGGCCCTGGGCGGGCCTGCTGACGCTCTGCCGGCTCGACGACATCTATCACTCCGGTCTCTTCACATTCCTGCTGGGCCTTCTGGGCCTCAACTTGGCCCTTTGCACCTGGCAGCGCCAGATCCACGCGGGCGCGCGGCGGGACGTGCTCCTGACCCACGCGGCCGTCTTCACCATCCTGGCCGGCGGCATGATCACCGGGCTCGCGGGCCGGCGCGGCAGCCTGCCCCTCAACGTGGGCCAGACCAAGGACTCGGTCGAGGGCAAGCCGGGATTCACGCTGCCGTTCTCCGTCAAGCTCGAGGACTTCCACATCGACTTCTACGGCTCCGGGCTCCACCGCCTCACCATCACGGACCGCAAGGCGGGCTGGAAGGAGACGGCCGAGGTCCAGGTGGGAGCCGCGGCCGCCTTGCGCGACGGCGCGGTGCGCGTCGCGGCGCTGGATTTCTTCCCGGATTTCGTCATCGACCAGGGCGGCCCGGCCACGCGGTCGCAGCTGCCCAACAACCCGGCCCTGCGGCTGGAGATCACGGACGCGCAGGGCGTGGAGAAGCACTGGGCCTTCGCGCGCTTCCCCAGTTTCCACGCGGACCCCAAGAGCCGCTACGAGGTCGCCTACGAGCTGGCGCCCGGCCAGGTCAAGCAGTTCCGCAGCGAGGTGGCTCTGCTCGAAGCGGGCTGGGTGGCGGGGCGGCGGGCCATCGAGGTGAACAAGCCCTTGCGCTGGAAGGGCTACACCCTCTACCAGGCCGGCTACGACCCGGAGAACCCGGGCTTCTCAAGCCTGCTGGTGAGCCGCGACCCGGGCGTGCCGGTGGTCTACGCGGGCTTCCTGCTGCTCACGGCCGGCCTGCTCTGGACTTTCCTGCGCACAATGAGGAGGCGCCCCTAA